A window of bacterium genomic DNA:
CCATTGATTTTTTTTACAACTTTGTTATAAATATTACGAATTCAAACTAATTATGAAAACGACCCGGCAATATGGCCAATCAGCCGACCGCGCTCTAACAATGTGGGTCAAACTTGCGAGAGCTTTTTCTGTTTTCAACAAACGAACCCATGAGCACATCCGTACTTTCGGATTGACGCAACCACAATTCGGCGTGCTGGAGTGTCTCGGGCATTTAGGCCCGATGACCACCGGCGATCTCTGTAAGAAAATGCTTGTTTCCGGCGGCAATATGACCGTTGTTATTGACAATCTCGAAAAAGAAGGTCTCGTAGGGCGCGAGCGTGGCGATAAAGATCGCCGATCTGTCATGATTCAACTCACTCCCAAAGGGAAAAAGCTGTTTTTGCGAATCTTTGCTAAACATGCAGGCTATATTACTACATTGGTATCGGTATTAACGCCGGACGAACAAGAACAGTTAGGCCGGCTACTCAAGAAACTTGGATTGTCTTTAAGGGAATAATTTTATAATAAACAGGTTATATATTTTGAATTTAAAATATTTCAATTTAAACATTATGAAATCCATTAGTAAACCCGCACCCGTTCAGTTTCCAGTTAACGATCTGATCCGCAACCGCTGGAGTCCAAGAGCGTTTTCGGACGAACCCGTATCCGATGACAAGCTGCAAAGCCTGTTTGAAGCCGCCCGGTGGGCGCCTTCAT
This region includes:
- a CDS encoding MarR family transcriptional regulator; the encoded protein is MKTTRQYGQSADRALTMWVKLARAFSVFNKRTHEHIRTFGLTQPQFGVLECLGHLGPMTTGDLCKKMLVSGGNMTVVIDNLEKEGLVGRERGDKDRRSVMIQLTPKGKKLFLRIFAKHAGYITTLVSVLTPDEQEQLGRLLKKLGLSLRE